The genomic segment ACCCATGAATCCAGGGTCCACATCAAAACGGCCGTTATAGCCATGGAGGAGACTACGATAGCTGCGAATATCCCTCTGATCATCTTTAGCCTTTCTCCGGTATTATTCACGATACCTCCTTCCCAAAATCCTTCAGAGCGTAGCTATACCTTCTTGAGGTCTATTGCGGCGATAGGCAGTCGCCTCACCCGCTTTCCCGTCGCGGCAAAAATGGCGTTGGCTACTGCGGGAGCGATAGGCGGCGTGCCGGGTTCCCCCACGCCGCTGGGGTTTTCCGTGCTCGGGACGATGTGTACCTCCACGACAGGCATCTCATTCATGCGCAGGACCGGATAGTCGTGGAAATTGCTTTGCTCGACGCGCCCGTTTTTGAATGTAATCGCCCCGTGGAGGGCCGCGGAGAGTCCGAAGACTACCGCTGATTCCAACTGGGCTTCTATGGTCAGGGGATTGACGGCCCGGCCGCAGTCAATGGCGCATACTACCCGGTGGACCCGGGGCGTGCCGTCGGAATTCACCGAGACCTCGGCCACCTGGGCCACAAAACTGCCGAAAGATTCGTGCATTGCGATGCCGCGACCGCGACCCTCGGCCAGCCTGGAGCCCCATCCCGCCTTTTCAGCCGCAAGGTCCAGCACCCCTCGATGGCGGGGGTGACGGGAGAGGAGGGTGCGACGGAATTGGTAGGGGTCCCTGCCAGCCTTATGGGCAACTTCATCGATAAATCCCTCCACCACGAAGGCAGTATGGGAGTGGCCCACCGAGCGCCACCATTGCACGGGAATTCCCGGCTTGGGGCTGTGAAGGTCGACGAGGAGGTTCGGGATTTCGTAAGGGATCTCCTTTGCCCCTTCGACGGAGGCGTCGTCAACCCCGTTCTTGATCATTTTTTCCGCGAAGGGTGTGCCTTCCATGATCGATTGGCCTGCGATCGTATGATGCCATGCAACCAGGTTTCCTTTTCCGTCGAGCTGCGCCCTCAGCCGGTCATACCACATGGGGCGGTAATAGCCGCCTTTCATGTCATCTTCCCGGGTCCAGATTACCTTTACCGGTTTTCCCGCGGCCTTGGCGACCCGCACGGCCTCGCCTACAAAATCGGAGTAGGGGTTGCCCCTGCGGCCGAAGCCGCCGCCCAGGTACTGGGTATGGACCTTGACTGCTTCGGGTTTTAAACCGGAAATTTTCGCGGCTGTATCCCGGTCGCCAGTCTGCATTTGCGTGCCGGTCCAAATGTCGCATGTCTGCTGTTTAAGATCCACAAGACAGTTCAGGGGCTCCATTGGCGCATGGGCGAGATAGGGAACCTCATACTCGGCC from the Syntrophorhabdaceae bacterium genome contains:
- a CDS encoding xanthine dehydrogenase family protein molybdopterin-binding subunit, with amino-acid sequence MRDIVNLSRRQFLSTTLAGGGLLLGFIYFPVKTGRAAGPGDAPYTPGAFLRIDREGTVTMILNKSEMGQGVYTSLPMIMAEELECDWNKVRIEASGVAPIYNHTVFGSQVTGGSTSVSTEWDRMRKVGAAGREMLLSAAALTWGVNRSTCRAEKGVIYHESGKKLTYGELSAKAAFLPVPQKLKLKDPSAFTLIGKPTPRIDSPPKVKGKAIFGIDSRAEGMLVALVARPPVFGAKVRNFRDVRSRAVPGVKGVFQVDSGVAVVGESFWSAKLGRDLLEITWDEGPNAGLSTLGMSAQYSQLVQKSGMEARREGNPEKAFADKGLQLAAEYEVPYLAHAPMEPLNCLVDLKQQTCDIWTGTQMQTGDRDTAAKISGLKPEAVKVHTQYLGGGFGRRGNPYSDFVGEAVRVAKAAGKPVKVIWTREDDMKGGYYRPMWYDRLRAQLDGKGNLVAWHHTIAGQSIMEGTPFAEKMIKNGVDDASVEGAKEIPYEIPNLLVDLHSPKPGIPVQWWRSVGHSHTAFVVEGFIDEVAHKAGRDPYQFRRTLLSRHPRHRGVLDLAAEKAGWGSRLAEGRGRGIAMHESFGSFVAQVAEVSVNSDGTPRVHRVVCAIDCGRAVNPLTIEAQLESAVVFGLSAALHGAITFKNGRVEQSNFHDYPVLRMNEMPVVEVHIVPSTENPSGVGEPGTPPIAPAVANAIFAATGKRVRRLPIAAIDLKKV